In the Alligator mississippiensis isolate rAllMis1 chromosome 7, rAllMis1, whole genome shotgun sequence genome, one interval contains:
- the LOC132251512 gene encoding nicotinamide N-methyltransferase-like → MDTPASFTEGEVYQAHFHPRDYLETWYNFDGGLSNKNSLMTSVLRNLHKVFSAGDVKGDTLIDIGSGSTIYHLLSACKKFNEIIISDYTDGNRQELEKWLKKEPGAFDWTPAVKYVCELEGQREKWAEKEEKLRKKVKQALKCYVRKPNPLAPGTLPAADCLLSTLCLEAACKDLGTFRAALKNISSLVKPGGHLVLNTVLKGTYYLVGQHNFSCLGLDWESVEAAVRDAGCIIEHIQEAPEPPPESISDYTDLVSLVARKQHTA, encoded by the exons ATGGACACACCTGCAAGCTTCACAGAGGGAGAAGTCTACCAGGCACATTTCCACCCTCGAGACTACTTGGAAACATGGTACAACTTTGACGGAGGTCTTTCCAATAAGAACAGTCTTATGACGTCGGTCCTGAGAAACCTGCACAAGGTGTTCTCTGCGG GTGATGTGAAGGGCGACACCCTGATAGATATTGGCAGCGGCTCCACCATTTACCACCTCCTTTCTGCCTGCAAGAAGTTTAACGAGATCATCATTTCGGACTATACGGACGGGAACCGCCAGGAGCTGGAGAAGTGGCTGAAGAAGGAGCCGGGAGCGTTTGACTGGACCCCGGCGGTGAAATACGTGTGCGAGCTGGAGGGACAGAG GGAAAAGTGGGCTGAGAAGGAAGAGAAACTGAGGAAGAAAGTGAAGCAGGCTCTGAAGTGCTATGTGAGGAAACCCAACCCTCTGGCCCCCGGGACGCTGCCTGCGGCCGACTGCCTGCTCTCCACGCTGTGCTTGGAAGCTGCCTGCAAAGACCTGGGCACCTTTCGTGCTGCCCTGAAGAACATCAGCTCCCTGGTGAAGCCAGGGGGACACCTGGTGTTAAATACAGTCCTGAAAGGAACCTACTACTTGGTCGGGCAGCACAACttctcctgcctgggcctggacTGGGAGTCGGTGGAGGCAGCTGTAAGAGATGCTGGGTGTATCATTGAGCACATCCAAGAGGCTCCAGAACCTCCTCCCGAATCCATCTCAGACTACACCGACCTGGTCAGTCTGGTGGCACGCAAGCAGCACACTGCATGA